Proteins encoded within one genomic window of Trichoderma asperellum chromosome 2, complete sequence:
- a CDS encoding uncharacterized protein (SECRETED:SignalP(1-26)), whose translation MYLVLSQLAAVSLVFVLQLCSSDAAGQPDECRRSAVGSGSSSGLCDLLVRSSYRGWLTPLSGPAGVQKRHQLLQVLVVLLACRMDGVPPCMYWGGRGTAEYSADTVAVASEVSNRSKEQKQQQQQ comes from the exons ATGTAT CTCGTTCTTTCGCAGCTAGCAGCTGTTAGCCTCGTTTTTGTGCTACAGCTTTGCTCTTCAGACGCTGCCGGCCAGCCCGACGAGTGCCGCCGCAGCGCTGTTGGCAGTGGCAGCTCTTCAGGTCTCTGCGACTTGCTAGTTCGCAGCAGCTACAGAGGCTGGCTGACGCCCCTCTCCGGACCCGCCGGCGTCCAGAAGCGGCATCAGCTTCTCCAGGTCTTGGTCGTGCTGCTTGCATGTCGTATGGATGGAGTGCCGCCGTGCATGTACTGGGGAGGTCGTGGTACTGCAGAGTACAGTGCAGACACTGTAGCAGTGGCATCAGAAGTTAGCAACAGAAGCaaggagcagaagcagcagcagcagcagtag